The Pontibacter pudoricolor genome contains a region encoding:
- a CDS encoding porin family protein, with amino-acid sequence MKKIVLLFCFFSLTFAVSAQQLGIKAGGTYATFKGDDAKNYDHRVGYAAGLFYQQHINELIGIQLEAIYTSRGAQREAASTEDRFRLNYVDVPLLLHVSAGGLFFDLGPQASFMVKAKRVTETTNNNTTVSTKTDITDHPYSIDLGYAAGIGYRGASNIGLEVRYTGGLKDIDDEGPFVGQERRNSTIFLMLSYLFY; translated from the coding sequence ATGAAAAAAATTGTACTATTATTTTGCTTTTTCTCGCTCACGTTTGCAGTATCAGCACAACAGCTTGGCATTAAAGCTGGTGGCACGTATGCTACTTTCAAAGGCGATGACGCAAAGAACTATGATCACCGTGTAGGTTATGCAGCCGGCTTGTTTTATCAGCAGCACATAAACGAACTGATCGGAATACAGCTGGAAGCGATCTATACTTCCCGCGGAGCTCAGCGAGAAGCGGCCAGCACCGAAGACAGATTCAGATTAAACTATGTAGATGTTCCTTTGTTGCTGCATGTTTCGGCTGGCGGCCTGTTCTTTGACCTGGGCCCACAGGCATCGTTCATGGTTAAAGCAAAACGTGTAACCGAAACCACTAACAACAATACTACAGTTTCTACAAAAACCGATATAACAGACCATCCATATAGCATAGATCTGGGTTATGCAGCTGGTATTGGTTACCGTGGCGCAAGCAATATTGGCCTGGAGGTTCGCTATACCGGTGGTCTGAAAGATATTGATGATGAAGGACCGTTTGTAGGCCAGGAGCGTCGTAACTCTACTATTTTCCTGATGCTGAGCTACCTGTTCTATTAA
- a CDS encoding SWFGD domain-containing protein has product MRSYENSGYNPYSDNYRTESRGSSGNYYSDNLNSSSSDYRNRANRTGSNLTTGRDYSSGSGYGSGSTYGRSAGSTGSNYGSGSNYGTSGYGSSGYGSSSGYGSSNYNRNMGTSGSRYGSDYDRSSHDTWDRAGDKIENAWDRTKNRVSNAWDRMTDDDDNRSRSSYGSSYGAGTSHGNRYGSGSSNYGSSNYGSGSAGYGSSNYGSGSSNYGRGSSYGSMSTGYGSGSHDRDRGSSYGSSSYGSGSYDRDRNISDYSRGYRDRDEDRGFFDRAGDEIKSWFGDEEAERRRRMDEMRDREHDTDYNRYGSGRSSSSGSYSGPPYSYGSSSRRDYEW; this is encoded by the coding sequence ATGAGAAGCTATGAAAACTCGGGTTACAACCCGTACAGCGACAACTATCGAACTGAGTCCAGAGGCTCGTCCGGAAATTATTATTCCGACAATTTAAATAGCAGCAGCAGTGATTATAGAAACAGAGCTAACAGAACAGGTTCTAATCTAACTACCGGCCGCGACTATAGTTCAGGCTCAGGTTATGGCAGCGGTTCTACGTATGGTCGTTCTGCCGGATCTACTGGTAGTAACTATGGCTCGGGCAGCAACTACGGTACTTCGGGCTATGGCTCTTCTGGTTACGGCTCCTCTTCTGGCTACGGCTCATCAAACTATAACAGAAACATGGGTACATCAGGCTCCCGCTACGGCAGTGACTACGACCGCAGCAGCCACGACACCTGGGACAGAGCAGGCGACAAGATCGAAAATGCATGGGATCGTACAAAAAACCGCGTTTCGAATGCCTGGGACCGCATGACAGATGATGACGATAACAGAAGCAGAAGCTCATATGGCAGCAGTTACGGTGCAGGCACTAGTCATGGCAACCGTTACGGCTCTGGCAGCTCAAACTATGGTTCATCAAACTATGGCTCTGGAAGCGCAGGTTATGGTAGTTCCAACTATGGATCAGGTTCCTCTAACTATGGCCGCGGCTCTTCTTATGGCAGCATGAGCACCGGTTATGGCTCAGGCAGCCATGACAGAGACAGAGGCTCAAGCTATGGCTCATCTAGCTACGGATCAGGCAGCTACGACAGAGACCGCAACATCAGCGACTATAGCAGAGGCTACCGCGACAGAGACGAAGACCGTGGCTTTTTTGACCGTGCCGGCGATGAGATAAAATCATGGTTCGGGGATGAAGAAGCAGAACGCAGAAGAAGAATGGATGAGATGCGAGACCGCGAACATGACACCGACTACAACCGCTATGGGAGCGGCAGATCATCGTCATCAGGCAGCTATAGCGGGCCTCCCTACTCTTACGGATCATCATCGCGCAGAGACTATGAGTGGTAG
- a CDS encoding Ig-like domain-containing protein, whose protein sequence is MRLKTILASMLAIVALSGCDDLLEEDNMAPDGSNPSLTINNPTNNQSVSQAKGLRIYVTAVDKDAVKVDVAVKGDETSFITYSKVSRKHVVDFDTLVSVENLAPGTYQLVVRATDGRTNVSEEQVNFTLQ, encoded by the coding sequence ATGAGATTGAAAACAATACTGGCTTCTATGCTCGCCATAGTAGCCTTATCAGGTTGCGACGACCTGCTGGAAGAGGATAATATGGCACCAGATGGTTCTAACCCCAGCTTAACTATTAATAACCCAACTAATAACCAGTCTGTAAGCCAGGCAAAGGGACTTCGCATCTATGTTACAGCCGTAGATAAGGATGCCGTAAAAGTAGATGTTGCTGTAAAAGGTGATGAAACAAGTTTTATCACATACAGCAAAGTGTCACGCAAACATGTTGTTGATTTTGATACGCTTGTTTCTGTTGAAAACCTGGCACCTGGTACCTACCAGTTGGTGGTTCGGGCAACCGATGGCCGTACAAACGTTTCGGAAGAGCAGGTAAATTTTACCCTTCAATAA
- a CDS encoding type IA DNA topoisomerase encodes MKVCIAEKPSVAREIANVIGARTKKDGYFEGNGYQVTWTFGHFCTLREPDDYRPEWKRWSIHDLPMLPEQYGIKLMQDSGVQKQFKIIKQLLDNAEEVINCGDAGQEGEVIQRWVLTEAKYRKPFKRLWISSLTEEAIRQGFAKLREGSEFDLLYQAGKSRAIGDWLLGLNATRLFTLKYANGSRQTLSIGRVQTPTLAMLVNRHHEIANFVPQPFWELKTVYRDVTFASTNGRFQKEEDAQKIMEAIKQAELTITDVETKKGTEAPRNLFDLTSLQIECNNKLGMSADETLKTVQSLYEKKVVSYPRVDTTYLPDDIYPKIPGILQGLDNYRNEVAPLLQDKIRKTKKVFNNNKVTDHHAIIPTGSSANGLYGREADVYDIITRRFLAAFYPDCIVSNTTVNAESAGYAFRVRGKQILEPGWRVLYGAEDIKPDAPAKEGEAEEVTTGVLPHFDKGEHGPHEPLLERKMTNPPKEYTEATLLRAMETAGKQMEDEELKDALKENGIGRPSTRAAIIETLYKRQYIRKDKKKIIPTQMGIDLIGVIKNQTLKSAEMTGQWEKKLRQIEGGEFKAEAFLQELQNFVISLVQEVKYDTATVTIEPQASTAAPAKANTTIAKTKKPAAAKEKTATPTQGLGSCPACQQGYIVKGSSAYGCIRYKDGCRFLIPIEQFGKPLNEKQVTALLTKGKTPTIKGLQGADGNSFDGILKLNSQQIQVEVAEKKPAADPFATCPRCKQGKMLKGSTAYGCSRFREGCQFKVPFEIGGKTLSEKQITTLLTKGKTGKIKGFISHKTGNAFEAALTINDQWQVVYQF; translated from the coding sequence TTGAAAGTTTGCATTGCTGAAAAACCGAGTGTGGCCCGCGAAATTGCCAACGTAATTGGGGCCAGAACAAAGAAGGACGGCTATTTTGAAGGTAACGGCTACCAGGTAACCTGGACGTTCGGGCACTTCTGCACCCTGCGCGAACCCGACGATTACCGCCCTGAATGGAAACGCTGGAGCATACACGACCTGCCTATGCTGCCGGAACAGTATGGCATTAAGCTGATGCAGGACAGCGGCGTGCAGAAGCAGTTCAAGATCATCAAACAACTTTTAGATAACGCCGAAGAAGTAATAAACTGCGGGGATGCCGGCCAGGAAGGAGAAGTGATTCAGCGCTGGGTACTGACCGAAGCCAAATACAGAAAACCTTTCAAACGGCTCTGGATATCGTCACTTACGGAGGAAGCCATACGACAGGGATTTGCCAAACTTCGTGAAGGTTCTGAGTTCGACTTGTTGTACCAGGCTGGTAAAAGCCGCGCCATCGGCGACTGGTTGCTTGGCTTAAATGCTACCCGTCTGTTTACGCTGAAATATGCAAACGGTAGTCGCCAGACCTTATCTATTGGTCGCGTGCAGACACCTACACTGGCCATGCTGGTTAACCGCCACCACGAGATCGCCAACTTTGTGCCGCAGCCTTTCTGGGAACTGAAAACTGTTTACCGCGATGTAACCTTTGCCAGCACCAACGGCCGTTTCCAGAAAGAGGAGGATGCCCAGAAGATTATGGAGGCCATTAAACAGGCCGAACTAACTATAACTGACGTAGAGACCAAGAAAGGAACCGAAGCACCGCGTAACCTATTCGACCTGACCTCGCTGCAGATAGAATGCAACAACAAACTGGGTATGTCTGCTGATGAGACCCTGAAAACCGTGCAGAGCCTGTACGAGAAAAAAGTGGTTTCCTATCCGCGTGTAGATACCACCTATTTGCCGGATGACATTTACCCGAAAATTCCGGGCATTTTGCAGGGATTGGACAACTATAGAAATGAAGTAGCACCGCTGCTGCAGGATAAGATCCGGAAGACCAAGAAAGTATTCAATAATAACAAAGTAACCGATCACCACGCCATTATTCCAACCGGTTCATCGGCCAACGGACTGTATGGCCGCGAAGCGGATGTATATGATATTATTACGCGTCGTTTTTTAGCAGCTTTTTACCCGGATTGTATAGTTAGTAACACAACTGTTAATGCAGAGTCGGCGGGCTATGCGTTCAGAGTTAGAGGTAAGCAAATTCTGGAACCGGGCTGGCGCGTGTTGTATGGTGCGGAAGATATTAAACCGGATGCACCTGCCAAAGAAGGCGAAGCTGAAGAAGTAACAACCGGCGTATTACCGCATTTCGATAAAGGCGAACACGGGCCGCACGAGCCTTTGCTGGAGAGGAAAATGACCAATCCGCCGAAGGAGTACACGGAAGCAACACTGCTGCGCGCCATGGAAACTGCCGGAAAACAGATGGAAGACGAAGAGCTGAAAGATGCCCTGAAAGAGAACGGAATCGGACGACCGTCAACCCGTGCTGCTATTATCGAAACACTTTATAAACGCCAGTACATCCGCAAAGACAAAAAGAAGATCATCCCGACACAAATGGGCATTGACCTGATTGGCGTGATAAAAAACCAGACACTGAAGTCGGCGGAGATGACCGGGCAATGGGAAAAGAAGCTGCGCCAGATTGAGGGTGGTGAGTTTAAAGCTGAAGCCTTTTTGCAGGAACTACAGAACTTTGTAATTAGCCTGGTGCAGGAAGTAAAATACGATACCGCCACGGTAACTATAGAACCACAGGCAAGCACCGCTGCACCGGCAAAAGCTAACACAACTATAGCCAAAACTAAAAAACCAGCCGCAGCAAAAGAGAAAACAGCAACACCAACACAGGGACTTGGCTCCTGCCCTGCCTGCCAGCAAGGCTATATTGTGAAAGGGTCGTCAGCGTATGGCTGCATCCGCTACAAAGACGGCTGCCGCTTCTTAATTCCGATTGAGCAGTTTGGCAAGCCGCTGAACGAGAAACAGGTGACCGCCCTGCTCACAAAAGGCAAAACGCCAACTATAAAAGGTTTGCAGGGTGCCGATGGGAATAGCTTTGACGGGATACTGAAACTGAATAGCCAGCAGATACAGGTAGAAGTAGCGGAAAAGAAACCTGCTGCCGACCCGTTTGCGACCTGCCCGCGATGCAAGCAAGGCAAAATGCTGAAAGGAAGTACGGCGTATGGTTGCAGTCGCTTCCGGGAAGGTTGCCAGTTTAAGGTACCATTTGAGATTGGCGGCAAAACGCTTTCTGAAAAACAGATCACCACTTTACTTACCAAAGGCAAAACAGGGAAAATTAAAGGCTTTATATCGCATAAAACCGGTAATGCCTTTGAAGCAGCGCTAACTATAAATGACCAGTGGCAGGTAGTATACCAATTCTAA
- a CDS encoding glycosyltransferase family protein, which yields MKVSGFTFVRNAIRYDYPVVEAIKSILPVCDEVVVAVGNSEDDTLGLIRSIASPKIRIIETVWDDSLREGGRVLAEETNKAFAAISPDADWAFYIQGDEVVHEQYLPAIKKAMEQYKDVAKVDGLLFNYKHFYGSYDFVGESTRWYRREVRIVRNRKDVFSYHDAQGFRKGENVKLNVKLIDAFVYHYGWVKDPRAMQDKQKSFNRLYHTDEWVEKNIATADEFDYSGVDALGLFKGTHPAVMQDRINRINWQFDYDLSFRRFSLKDRIRLFVESLTGYRLWEYKNYKHI from the coding sequence ATGAAAGTAAGCGGTTTTACCTTTGTCCGGAATGCTATCAGGTACGACTACCCTGTAGTGGAAGCTATTAAATCTATACTTCCGGTGTGCGACGAGGTAGTAGTTGCAGTGGGCAATTCTGAAGATGACACGCTGGGCCTGATCCGGAGTATAGCTTCCCCCAAGATCCGTATCATTGAAACTGTCTGGGATGATTCGTTACGGGAGGGTGGGCGTGTGCTGGCCGAGGAAACCAACAAAGCTTTTGCCGCCATCTCGCCGGATGCTGACTGGGCCTTTTACATACAGGGTGATGAAGTAGTGCACGAGCAGTACCTGCCGGCAATAAAAAAGGCGATGGAACAGTATAAGGATGTTGCGAAAGTGGATGGCCTGCTGTTCAACTATAAGCACTTCTATGGATCTTACGACTTTGTTGGCGAATCGACGCGCTGGTACCGCAGGGAGGTACGGATAGTGAGAAACCGGAAAGATGTTTTTTCTTACCACGATGCGCAGGGCTTCCGGAAGGGAGAAAATGTGAAGCTGAATGTGAAGCTGATCGACGCTTTTGTGTACCATTATGGTTGGGTAAAAGACCCGCGTGCCATGCAGGACAAACAAAAAAGCTTTAACCGCCTGTATCATACCGACGAATGGGTTGAAAAGAACATTGCCACTGCCGATGAATTTGATTATTCAGGTGTAGACGCACTGGGGCTCTTTAAAGGTACACACCCGGCTGTTATGCAGGACCGCATAAACAGGATTAACTGGCAGTTTGATTACGACCTGAGTTTCCGCCGTTTCAGCCTGAAAGATAGGATCAGATTATTTGTAGAAAGCCTGACCGGTTACCGCCTGTGGGAATACAAAAACTATAAGCATATCTGA
- a CDS encoding metallophosphoesterase family protein translates to MHFNNSLSAWLTKFLMVVLALPMLSCEKFEYSPYEVRLDKDELQINQRNIDKIQALNISPSEVLRFILIADTQGFYEENEILVSHINRNFPDADFLLLGGDITDFGLVKEFTMVNDEFKKLKMPYVAVVGNHDAINNGKEVFQAMYGKFDISFKVANKKFILLNTNYLEFDKKVPDLVWLENELKDAASYDHVFVMSHIAPISNEFGKEKAEIYERLLSQYNVSFSLHGHSHTYQFYTPENSTVPHLIAGSTEKLEYIVFTVAGDKVSFERVKI, encoded by the coding sequence ATGCATTTCAATAATTCCTTATCTGCCTGGCTCACTAAATTTTTAATGGTTGTGTTGGCTCTGCCAATGCTGTCCTGCGAAAAGTTTGAATACAGCCCCTATGAAGTACGGCTCGACAAAGATGAGCTACAGATAAATCAGCGTAATATCGACAAGATACAGGCACTGAACATTTCACCTTCCGAAGTCCTGCGATTTATACTCATCGCCGATACACAGGGTTTTTATGAAGAGAATGAAATACTGGTAAGTCACATTAACCGTAATTTTCCTGATGCAGATTTCCTGTTACTGGGCGGCGATATCACTGATTTCGGGCTGGTAAAGGAATTTACGATGGTGAACGACGAATTTAAAAAACTGAAAATGCCGTATGTGGCGGTAGTTGGCAACCACGATGCAATCAATAATGGCAAAGAGGTTTTTCAGGCGATGTATGGCAAATTCGACATCAGCTTTAAAGTAGCCAATAAAAAGTTTATTCTTCTGAACACCAACTACCTGGAGTTCGATAAAAAAGTGCCTGACCTGGTGTGGCTCGAAAATGAACTGAAAGATGCAGCCAGCTACGATCATGTTTTCGTAATGTCTCATATCGCACCTATCAGCAACGAATTTGGTAAGGAAAAAGCTGAAATTTATGAACGCCTCCTGAGCCAGTACAATGTTAGTTTCTCGTTGCACGGGCACAGCCATACCTACCAGTTTTATACCCCCGAAAACAGCACTGTTCCTCACCTTATAGCTGGCTCTACTGAAAAGCTGGAGTACATTGTTTTTACAGTGGCAGGGGATAAGGTGTCATTTGAACGCGTAAAAATTTAA